Below is a window of bacterium DNA.
GGAGAATGCAATGAAGAGCAGAAATATTGAGTGGTACAATGAAGAGTATTCAAGGCTCCAGGAAAGCGGGAGTTCTTGGAGTACTCCGCAGATGTATGAGAACAAATTAGAATGTTTAAACTGGTGTTGTGAATCGGTAGGTATTCTCAAAACAGTGTCCATTCTTGATGTTGGCTGTGGTGCGGGAGAGCTTGCAAAGTTGTTATTTAGAAATGGATACTCAAATGTAGACGGAATCGATATTTCAGAAGTCGCCATTAAACACGCGGTCAGAATACATAATAGCACATTTCTTTCCAAAGATTTTTCTTGTCCAGTAAAGCTAGAGAAGGAATATGACTGCATATATGACACAGATTGTTTGCACATGGTTGTTGGGCATCAAGCTAGGAAAGCTTTTCTTGAGAACGTAAAGCTGAACCTTAGCGAGAATGGCGTATTCTTGACTGGAATAAATTCTTCAAGAAAGGATGTCGATCCGTATGTTGTACTCGATGGTGTTGCGCAATACTTCTGGCCACAGAAGGAACAATACATTGAGGAGATATGTAAAGCAGGGCTCCATAATGATAGCATCGCGAGATATGC
It encodes the following:
- a CDS encoding class I SAM-dependent methyltransferase, which translates into the protein MKSRNIEWYNEEYSRLQESGSSWSTPQMYENKLECLNWCCESVGILKTVSILDVGCGAGELAKLLFRNGYSNVDGIDISEVAIKHAVRIHNSTFLSKDFSCPVKLEKEYDCIYDTDCLHMVVGHQARKAFLENVKLNLSENGVFLTGINSSRKDVDPYVVLDGVAQYFWPQKEQYIEEICKAGLHNDSIARYAAKKQEKM